A window of the Burkholderia sp. 9120 genome harbors these coding sequences:
- a CDS encoding amino acid aminotransferase: MFDHIPAYPGDPILSLNEDFQLDPRPNKVNLSIGIYFDDAGKLPVMGAVRRAETALLDAIGPRSYLPMSGLPLYRDGAQALVFGANSEARAAGRIATLQTIGGSGALKVGADFLRRYFPGAQIWISDPSWENHRVVFEGAGLTVNTYPYYDEQTGGLRFADMLDAIGRLPEGSIVLLHACCHNPTGVDLSPAQWAELVPVLLRRKLIAFVDMAYQGFGAGLEEDAACVRMLADADVPLIAANSFSKNFSLYGERVGALSVVCRSAEEASRVLGQLSSTVRANYSNPPTHGARLVANVLADATLRASWEAELATMRERILAMRGTIHSGLAGRVDEVMRARYVAQRGMFTYTGLSESQVERLRSEYAVYVLRSGRMCVAGLNARNAEYVASSIAAVVSGA, encoded by the coding sequence ATGTTCGACCATATTCCCGCCTATCCCGGCGACCCGATCCTGAGCCTGAACGAGGACTTCCAACTCGATCCCCGGCCCAACAAGGTCAATCTGAGCATCGGCATTTATTTCGACGACGCCGGCAAGCTGCCGGTCATGGGCGCGGTGCGCCGCGCCGAAACCGCGCTGCTCGACGCGATCGGCCCGCGTTCCTATCTGCCGATGTCGGGCCTGCCACTCTATCGCGACGGCGCGCAGGCGCTGGTCTTCGGCGCGAACAGCGAGGCGCGCGCCGCGGGCCGGATCGCGACGCTGCAGACTATCGGCGGGTCGGGCGCGCTCAAGGTCGGCGCCGATTTCCTGAGACGTTATTTTCCGGGTGCGCAGATCTGGATCAGCGATCCGAGCTGGGAAAACCATCGGGTCGTGTTCGAAGGCGCGGGCCTCACGGTCAACACCTATCCGTATTACGACGAGCAAACTGGCGGCTTGCGCTTCGCTGACATGCTCGACGCCATCGGCCGCCTGCCGGAAGGCAGCATCGTGCTGCTGCATGCGTGCTGCCATAACCCGACCGGCGTCGATCTGAGCCCGGCGCAATGGGCCGAACTGGTGCCGGTGTTGCTGCGCCGCAAGCTGATCGCGTTTGTCGACATGGCCTATCAGGGTTTCGGCGCCGGTCTCGAAGAAGACGCCGCCTGCGTACGCATGCTGGCCGATGCCGACGTGCCGCTGATCGCCGCCAATTCGTTCTCGAAGAATTTCTCGCTGTACGGCGAGCGCGTCGGCGCGTTGAGCGTAGTGTGCCGCAGCGCGGAAGAAGCGAGCCGCGTGCTCGGGCAATTGAGCTCCACGGTGCGCGCGAACTACAGCAATCCGCCGACGCACGGCGCGCGACTGGTCGCCAACGTGCTCGCCGACGCAACGTTGCGCGCTTCGTGGGAAGCCGAACTCGCCACCATGCGCGAGCGGATTCTGGCGATGCGCGGCACGATCCACAGCGGACTCGCCGGCCGTGTCGATGAAGTGATGCGCGCGCGTTACGTCGCGCAACGCGGCATGTTCACCTACACGGGCTTGAGCGAAAGCCAGGTTGAACGTCTGCGCAGCGAATATGCGGTGTATGTGCTGCGCTCGGGACGCATGTGCGTGGCGGGGCTGAATGCACGCAACGCGGAGTATGTGGCGTCGTCGATCGCGGCCGTGGTGTCGGGCGCGTAA
- a CDS encoding FAD-dependent oxidoreductase: MSRSFKPYPFSPRHYEGAAPPLIDGRDPVRRAVAIVGGGPVGLTLALALARQGVRSVLIEADDSVCTGSRAICISRRSLEIFKRLGVLPGFLQQGLPWTGGRSFYRDAEVFRFAMHQDDEQSLPPMINIAQYQIEQLLLDEVERHADLIDIRWQTRVTGIQRHDGHDRNGGATLDLRTGDTAWQMDADWVVACDGGRSTIREALGLKLTGTTYEGRYVIVDIELNSSRATERLAYFDPPSNPGSTVLVHKQPDNVWRIDYQLRDDEDPDAAIRPDNVMPRVQSVLDSMGETGDWSPIWITVYKANALTLERYRHGCVLFAGDAAHLVPIFGVRGANSGIDDADNLGWKLGCVINGMAAPRLLDSYSDERVFAARENLSYGMKSTEFMAPPSFAFDLMRNAVLGLAAQHAAVRPLINPRQTHAIAYAQSPLNHVTSEPMGTFSKGPAPGSVLPECRLKKRNGDGVDVDIHLTDLLGPCFTVLRFGADPESGHGNVTWQQMKNTLAAQGIPFSLVTLLTSDAASTTARQVRDHTGRLHDLLDATPGTVYLIRPDGHVLARWRNGNAAETLRALAAALAN, translated from the coding sequence ATGAGCCGCAGCTTCAAACCCTATCCGTTTTCGCCGCGCCACTATGAAGGCGCGGCACCGCCGCTAATCGACGGCCGCGACCCGGTGCGGCGTGCCGTGGCGATTGTCGGCGGCGGGCCGGTGGGCCTTACGCTCGCGCTCGCGCTGGCCCGCCAGGGCGTGCGCTCCGTGCTGATCGAAGCCGACGACAGCGTCTGCACCGGCAGCCGCGCAATCTGTATTTCGCGGCGTAGTCTGGAGATATTCAAGCGGCTCGGCGTGCTGCCCGGTTTCCTGCAGCAGGGCTTGCCGTGGACCGGCGGCCGCAGCTTCTACCGCGACGCCGAAGTGTTCCGCTTCGCGATGCACCAGGACGACGAGCAGTCGCTGCCGCCGATGATCAACATCGCGCAATATCAGATCGAACAGTTGCTGCTCGACGAGGTGGAACGACACGCGGATCTGATCGACATCCGCTGGCAAACCCGCGTGACAGGTATCCAACGGCATGACGGCCACGATCGGAACGGCGGCGCTACCCTCGACCTGCGCACCGGCGACACCGCGTGGCAAATGGACGCCGACTGGGTCGTCGCGTGCGACGGCGGCCGCAGCACGATTCGCGAGGCGCTCGGCCTCAAACTGACGGGCACCACGTACGAAGGCCGCTATGTGATCGTCGATATCGAGCTGAACAGCTCGCGCGCCACCGAACGCCTCGCCTATTTCGATCCGCCATCCAATCCGGGTTCAACGGTACTGGTGCATAAGCAGCCGGACAACGTCTGGCGCATCGACTACCAGCTTCGCGACGACGAAGATCCGGACGCCGCCATCCGACCGGACAACGTGATGCCGCGCGTACAGAGTGTGCTCGATTCGATGGGCGAAACGGGCGACTGGTCGCCGATCTGGATCACCGTCTACAAGGCCAATGCGTTGACGCTGGAGCGCTATCGCCACGGCTGCGTGCTGTTCGCGGGCGACGCCGCGCATCTGGTGCCGATCTTCGGCGTGCGCGGCGCGAACTCGGGAATCGACGACGCCGACAATCTCGGCTGGAAACTCGGTTGCGTGATCAACGGCATGGCCGCGCCGCGTCTGCTGGACAGCTACAGCGACGAACGCGTGTTCGCGGCGCGCGAGAACCTCAGCTATGGCATGAAGAGCACCGAATTCATGGCGCCCCCTTCGTTCGCGTTCGATCTGATGCGCAACGCGGTGCTCGGACTCGCCGCGCAGCATGCCGCCGTGCGGCCGCTGATCAATCCACGGCAGACGCATGCGATTGCGTACGCGCAGTCGCCGCTGAATCACGTTACGTCCGAGCCGATGGGTACGTTTAGCAAGGGTCCGGCGCCGGGCAGCGTGCTGCCCGAATGCCGGCTCAAAAAGCGCAACGGCGACGGCGTGGATGTCGACATTCATCTGACGGATTTGCTGGGGCCTTGCTTTACGGTTTTGCGTTTCGGTGCTGATCCGGAAAGTGGCCACGGCAACGTCACCTGGCAGCAGATGAAAAACACGCTCGCCGCACAAGGCATTCCATTCAGCCTGGTCACACTACTCACGAGCGACGCGGCAAGTACAACGGCACGGCAGGTACGCGATCACACCGGCCGCTTGCACGACCTGCTCGACGCCACGCCCGGCACGGTCTATCTGATCCGCCCCGACGGCCATGTGCTGGCCCGCTGGCGCAACGGCAATGCGGCCGAAACGCTGCGTGCGCTGGCCGCCGCGCTGGCCAACTAA
- a CDS encoding LysR family transcriptional regulator, which produces MPLTRATLRQFEAFLAIVDLHSIGAAAERLGLTSSAVSQLLAELETELGFRLFDRTTRRVDLSSAGQDFLSSAESVLRHVRAAAQTADDIRNRAAGIVRVGAPLVLAATALPAAIADYARDKPKVVVRIYDTVVEQLVERVESGDVDLAIGPDRQSGTRVRCDPAFASPWVMWCAPTHPLNARRRVQWQHLRDVPIVATGRDHERAVGQMLANLPPEARIIPMDVVDNVTTAFGLASQGLAVTLAPAYVAPLARTFGLVMKRIVDPETIREVCVYRATERALSPPADGFADFIVPWLKRWDRETQAEARAKRS; this is translated from the coding sequence ATGCCACTCACCCGCGCCACTCTCCGCCAGTTCGAAGCGTTTCTCGCCATCGTCGATTTGCACAGCATCGGCGCGGCGGCGGAACGGCTCGGGCTGACCTCGTCGGCGGTCAGCCAGTTGCTGGCCGAACTGGAAACCGAACTCGGCTTTCGCCTGTTCGATCGCACCACGCGGCGCGTTGATCTGTCGAGCGCGGGGCAGGACTTTTTATCGTCGGCGGAATCGGTGTTGCGGCACGTGCGCGCCGCCGCCCAAACCGCCGACGACATCCGCAACCGCGCCGCCGGCATCGTGCGGGTCGGCGCGCCGCTGGTGCTGGCGGCCACGGCGCTGCCCGCGGCCATCGCCGACTACGCGCGCGACAAACCGAAGGTAGTCGTGCGCATTTACGACACCGTGGTCGAGCAACTGGTGGAGCGCGTGGAAAGCGGCGATGTGGATCTCGCGATCGGACCCGACCGGCAAAGCGGCACGCGCGTGCGCTGCGATCCGGCGTTCGCGAGCCCGTGGGTGATGTGGTGCGCGCCGACGCATCCGTTGAACGCGCGGCGCCGGGTGCAATGGCAGCATTTGCGCGACGTGCCGATCGTCGCCACCGGCCGCGATCACGAGCGTGCGGTCGGGCAGATGCTGGCCAATCTGCCACCGGAGGCGCGCATCATTCCGATGGATGTGGTGGACAATGTCACCACCGCGTTCGGGCTGGCGTCGCAAGGGTTGGCGGTGACGCTCGCGCCGGCGTATGTCGCGCCGCTCGCGCGCACCTTCGGGCTGGTGATGAAGCGTATCGTCGATCCGGAAACGATCCGCGAGGTGTGCGTGTATCGCGCCACGGAGCGCGCGTTATCGCCGCCCGCCGACGGTTTCGCGGATTTCATCGTGCCGTGGCTGAAACGTTGGGACCGTGAGACGCAGGCGGAAGCGCGCGCCAAGCGCAGTTGA
- a CDS encoding H-NS histone family protein: MSGRVKTLKQQLAQLDERILIAWQQEQKAAIEHVRQVMNFFNLVPNQLRVDRRGTYKTRPLRMKYQDPVTGATWSGRGRAPSWIRNRRYEDFLVMQSDDMGSD, from the coding sequence ATGAGCGGCAGGGTAAAGACGTTGAAACAGCAACTCGCGCAACTCGATGAGCGGATCCTGATCGCGTGGCAGCAGGAGCAGAAAGCGGCCATCGAACATGTCCGCCAGGTCATGAACTTCTTCAACCTGGTGCCTAACCAGTTACGCGTGGACCGGCGCGGCACGTATAAGACCAGGCCGCTTCGGATGAAGTATCAGGACCCCGTCACCGGGGCGACCTGGAGCGGCCGTGGACGCGCGCCGTCCTGGATCAGGAATCGACGCTACGAGGACTTTCTGGTCATGCAGTCCGATGACATGGGATCGGACTAG
- a CDS encoding class II aldolase/adducin family protein, with protein MTTLEMEPASVPKTAAMHPDEWHARVQLAACYRIFDMLGWSEMIYNHITLRVPASVSGGERHFLINPFGLHYSEVTASNLVKIDAHGRVLDHSPYPVNPAGFVVHAAIHEGLPDAHCVMHTHTTAGVAVACLEGGLQQTNFYSAQLHDRVAYHDFEGITVHAEEGPRLLEHIGNKQAVILRNHGLLTWGHTLPQTFAMLWTLNRACEIQMATFSMGRARPVPEEVAIRCSRDALQFDPRHGAGQDVFDALVRKVDRIDASYKE; from the coding sequence ATGACCACCCTCGAAATGGAACCCGCAAGCGTGCCGAAGACCGCCGCGATGCATCCCGACGAATGGCACGCGCGCGTGCAACTGGCGGCGTGCTATCGCATCTTCGACATGCTCGGCTGGAGCGAGATGATCTACAACCACATCACGTTGCGGGTCCCGGCGAGCGTGAGCGGTGGCGAGCGGCATTTCCTGATCAATCCGTTCGGCTTGCACTACAGCGAGGTGACGGCGAGCAATCTCGTGAAGATCGACGCGCACGGTCGCGTGCTCGATCACTCGCCGTATCCAGTGAATCCCGCTGGGTTCGTCGTGCATGCGGCGATTCACGAAGGCTTGCCCGACGCGCATTGCGTGATGCACACGCACACCACGGCGGGTGTCGCGGTGGCGTGTCTGGAAGGGGGCTTGCAGCAGACCAACTTCTATAGCGCGCAATTGCACGACCGTGTCGCGTATCACGATTTCGAGGGCATCACGGTGCATGCGGAAGAGGGGCCGCGGCTGCTCGAGCATATCGGCAATAAACAGGCGGTGATTCTGCGCAATCATGGGCTGCTGACGTGGGGCCATACGCTGCCGCAAACTTTCGCGATGCTGTGGACGCTCAATCGCGCCTGCGAGATCCAGATGGCGACCTTCTCGATGGGCCGCGCGCGGCCGGTGCCGGAAGAGGTCGCGATCCGCTGCTCGCGCGACGCGCTACAGTTCGATCCGCGTCACGGCGCCGGGCAGGACGTGTTCGACGCGCTGGTGCGCAAGGTCGACCGCATCGACGCGAGCTATAAGGAATAA
- a CDS encoding LysR family transcriptional regulator, with protein sequence MDALRDLETLVAIVEEGSLTSAARRLGRSLQAVSRSLQMLERAHGSTLIVRTTRTSQPSAAGMRFYERVKGALSELELARTELAEEAHQLSGRLHVNAPTLFGPKFVAPLAAEFLQRHRQLTLSLDLSDDYRDPAETGADVTIRIGETPDSRLIARRIGTLRRVVFAAPAYLAEHGRPAHPRDLLKHECVVRTGGPHPGRWLLAEPGGEEIAVTVSGRFDSNQVAAVNAGVLGGMGIGVAAYWQIQEWVEAGSVEVLLPDFQLAPLPLHAMWVKTRRLPQRTRLLVDFLAVKLWQL encoded by the coding sequence ATGGACGCGCTGCGCGATCTGGAAACCCTGGTGGCGATCGTCGAAGAAGGCAGTCTGACGAGCGCCGCCCGTCGGCTCGGCCGCTCATTGCAAGCCGTGAGCCGCTCGCTGCAAATGCTCGAACGCGCGCACGGCTCGACGCTGATCGTGCGCACCACCCGCACCTCGCAACCGAGCGCGGCGGGCATGCGCTTTTACGAGCGCGTCAAAGGCGCGCTGAGCGAACTGGAGTTGGCGCGTACCGAGCTGGCCGAAGAAGCGCACCAGCTCAGCGGCCGCCTGCACGTCAACGCGCCCACGCTATTCGGCCCGAAATTCGTTGCACCGCTCGCGGCGGAGTTTTTGCAGCGTCACCGGCAACTGACGTTATCGCTGGATCTGAGCGACGACTATCGCGATCCCGCCGAGACCGGCGCAGACGTGACGATCCGGATCGGCGAAACACCCGATTCGCGGTTGATCGCGCGGCGGATCGGCACGCTGCGGCGCGTGGTGTTCGCCGCGCCCGCGTATCTCGCGGAGCACGGTCGGCCGGCTCATCCGCGCGACCTGCTCAAACATGAATGCGTGGTGCGAACCGGCGGCCCGCATCCGGGACGCTGGCTTCTCGCAGAACCCGGCGGCGAAGAGATCGCGGTGACCGTGTCAGGCCGTTTCGACAGCAATCAGGTCGCAGCGGTGAACGCCGGCGTGCTCGGCGGAATGGGCATTGGCGTGGCCGCCTACTGGCAGATACAGGAGTGGGTCGAGGCGGGCAGCGTGGAAGTGCTGTTGCCCGATTTCCAGCTTGCGCCGCTGCCGCTGCACGCGATGTGGGTGAAAACGCGCCGTCTCCCCCAGCGAACGCGCTTGCTGGTGGATTTTCTGGCGGTCAAGCTGTGGCAGCTTTAG
- a CDS encoding helix-turn-helix transcriptional regulator, with protein MRSWRLAAPHGSGQLSTLRATDLVMAISQADPDALAASMLKIVGDTLPVSQCTVFAYEFDAKPRTVSAADHRGGRFLRDVADRYATHFYALDGNRTIIERSPDRHSRDALVLHQQQSAEIENEAYRAACYAQPNVSDRLSLLVQPMEHVWLSINLYRDSAYGVFQPGELEQVERVAPLFAHVAKSHYALNGQHQQGTAAAMLARVRRVCPALTSRELDVLRGTLEGATASEIALQMGIKPASVITYQKRAYARLGISSQRQLFALCLLPERL; from the coding sequence ATGCGTTCCTGGCGCCTCGCCGCACCGCACGGAAGCGGACAACTCAGCACGTTGCGTGCAACCGATCTCGTCATGGCGATCTCGCAGGCCGATCCGGATGCGCTCGCGGCCAGCATGCTGAAGATCGTCGGCGATACGCTGCCGGTTTCGCAGTGCACCGTCTTCGCCTACGAATTCGACGCTAAACCGCGCACCGTGTCGGCGGCGGATCATCGCGGCGGACGCTTTCTGCGCGACGTCGCGGATCGCTACGCCACCCATTTCTACGCGCTGGACGGCAATCGCACCATCATCGAACGCTCGCCGGACCGGCATTCGCGCGACGCGCTCGTGCTGCATCAGCAGCAAAGCGCCGAGATCGAAAACGAGGCCTATCGGGCCGCCTGCTACGCGCAGCCGAACGTGTCCGACCGCTTATCGTTGCTCGTGCAACCGATGGAACACGTGTGGCTCTCCATCAATCTGTATCGCGACAGCGCGTATGGCGTGTTTCAGCCGGGCGAACTGGAGCAGGTAGAACGCGTTGCTCCGCTTTTCGCGCACGTGGCGAAGAGCCATTACGCGTTGAACGGACAGCATCAGCAGGGGACGGCGGCCGCGATGCTCGCACGCGTGCGGCGCGTGTGCCCGGCGCTGACGTCGCGTGAACTGGATGTATTGCGCGGCACGCTCGAAGGCGCCACCGCCTCGGAGATCGCGCTGCAAATGGGCATCAAACCGGCCAGCGTTATCACGTATCAGAAGCGCGCTTATGCGCGGCTCGGTATTTCGAGTCAGCGGCAGTTGTTCGCGCTGTGTCTGCTGCCAGAGCGTCTGTAG
- a CDS encoding TonB family protein: MKTTHPLHGKTSQTRIRAAQAFVILACVMGTVTAEANTTSAPSYVPAQSIPCTYGLSADDLKSAGPAVEHAPRPDVAVRASIDERGQISDVVVEQSSGNAAFDNLALQASRRAQCRPFPGMDGKPVAVETNFVFNLPQPNANATHAAPNLAAAAINPGAAGGRPTPSFPMSAATPPLLAAALPFEFSKPLDTSTLARFGIAPGSSKAKLFDDWAKKLAADPDIKNYFTSDNNPANAGPFALSRALGVLDAMARISRDDRERLTRFTTQALDNAPPDCGGIKNLQIITSRYLSMSTESDAELQAQLDTIYNLLKQAPQSTPLPQITPGQRLQGQLALSASLSDALKRDPDETEDLGLLMSGKQAELSPAAWCKATRLYRHAFDKTPQPARDWLMLSELETQRRAAAVLLTTLNNLNAMAQAARQPVAAPQVFDYPELLRRRIRPNIVWNGKASRLETVVEVHCAPSGNLESVKIVRSSGDPAWDRAALEAVKRSDPMPLDESGQAPRTFKITLRPGV; this comes from the coding sequence ATGAAAACAACGCATCCATTGCACGGCAAGACTTCTCAAACACGTATCCGGGCAGCACAAGCATTCGTCATTCTCGCCTGCGTCATGGGCACAGTCACAGCGGAGGCCAATACGACATCGGCGCCGTCGTATGTGCCGGCGCAGAGCATTCCATGCACCTATGGGCTGTCTGCCGACGATCTGAAATCCGCGGGTCCGGCAGTGGAACACGCACCTCGCCCGGACGTCGCGGTTCGGGCATCGATCGATGAACGAGGACAGATTAGCGACGTGGTTGTGGAACAGTCGTCGGGCAATGCCGCGTTCGACAATCTCGCCCTGCAGGCATCCCGGCGAGCACAGTGCCGACCTTTTCCCGGTATGGACGGCAAGCCGGTCGCGGTCGAAACGAACTTCGTCTTCAATCTGCCGCAGCCGAACGCCAATGCAACGCACGCCGCCCCGAATCTGGCGGCGGCCGCAATCAATCCGGGCGCTGCGGGTGGCCGCCCTACACCGTCTTTCCCCATGAGCGCCGCCACGCCCCCGCTTCTGGCCGCGGCCCTCCCGTTTGAATTCAGCAAGCCGCTCGATACCAGCACGCTGGCCAGGTTCGGCATCGCGCCCGGCTCGTCCAAGGCGAAGCTATTCGACGACTGGGCCAAAAAACTCGCGGCTGATCCGGACATCAAGAACTACTTCACGTCCGACAACAACCCGGCTAACGCGGGCCCGTTTGCGTTATCGCGCGCGCTGGGCGTGCTGGACGCGATGGCGAGAATCTCGCGGGACGACCGTGAACGGCTGACGCGTTTCACGACACAGGCGCTGGACAATGCGCCGCCGGATTGCGGCGGCATCAAGAATCTGCAGATAATCACGTCGCGCTATCTGTCAATGAGCACCGAGAGCGACGCAGAGCTTCAGGCTCAGTTGGACACGATCTACAACCTGCTCAAGCAAGCCCCCCAGAGCACGCCGCTGCCACAGATCACCCCCGGCCAGCGATTGCAAGGTCAACTCGCGCTCTCGGCGTCCCTCTCGGATGCACTGAAACGCGATCCCGATGAGACCGAAGATCTCGGCCTTCTGATGAGCGGCAAACAGGCGGAGCTTTCGCCTGCCGCGTGGTGTAAAGCCACGCGTTTATACCGGCATGCTTTCGACAAAACGCCGCAACCAGCGCGCGACTGGCTCATGCTTTCGGAGTTGGAAACCCAGCGACGTGCCGCCGCCGTTCTGCTGACCACGCTGAATAATCTCAACGCGATGGCTCAGGCCGCCCGACAGCCCGTCGCCGCGCCTCAGGTGTTCGACTATCCGGAGTTGTTGCGGCGACGCATCCGTCCCAACATCGTCTGGAATGGCAAGGCGAGCCGACTCGAAACGGTGGTCGAAGTCCACTGCGCTCCTTCAGGCAATCTGGAGTCGGTGAAAATTGTCCGCTCGAGCGGTGACCCGGCGTGGGACCGCGCAGCACTTGAAGCGGTCAAGCGGTCCGATCCCATGCCGCTGGACGAAAGCGGCCAGGCGCCCCGGACGTTCAAGATCACGCTGAGACCGGGGGTGTGA
- a CDS encoding MFS transporter: MDSSAIECQTARPTQTPSRAAVPPEQSVPTARFAAMVAVAVLPLYASQTLIGPLDASLHLGAWTTLVTALTLLGYAVGLVGLVPLIDRLPNRPLIAATLLAQIACLALAAVAPFAPVFLAASFAVGVTSSVVQMLVPAAASLAPPASRGKVVGNVMSGLMLGILLSRPLASLIGGLMGWRAFFAADSLVLAAVALAVVPRLPDVRPAGAPSYGTLLASMGRLITQEPVLRRRALYQGLLMAGFNVFWSSVAIVLTHAPLGLGSNAVALFALAGGGSVFIAPLAGRAGDRGWSRRATLVAHLVAMTASLLAACALMPGVSRGGSIAMLAIAAFFIDGGVIADQALGRRAINLLAPESRGRVNGLFTGLFFIGSAIGATIAGPALAHWGWPGVCVVALGFFGAAMGLHLRDGWRGRDAGSCFSRRAADLWNIRMDAVHRFSLSSATARLAAGRQ; encoded by the coding sequence ATGGATTCATCCGCAATCGAATGCCAGACAGCGCGCCCGACCCAGACCCCAAGCCGCGCCGCCGTGCCGCCGGAACAGAGCGTGCCCACCGCCCGCTTCGCTGCGATGGTCGCGGTCGCCGTGTTGCCGCTTTATGCATCGCAAACGTTGATCGGTCCGCTGGACGCGTCGCTGCATCTCGGCGCGTGGACCACGCTCGTCACCGCGTTGACGCTGCTCGGCTATGCCGTGGGGCTCGTCGGCCTGGTGCCGTTGATCGACCGGCTGCCCAACCGGCCGTTGATCGCCGCGACCTTGCTCGCGCAGATCGCCTGTCTCGCGCTGGCCGCCGTCGCGCCGTTCGCGCCGGTGTTTCTGGCGGCGTCGTTCGCGGTCGGCGTCACGTCGAGCGTGGTGCAGATGCTGGTGCCCGCGGCCGCTTCACTCGCACCGCCGGCTTCGCGCGGCAAGGTGGTCGGCAATGTGATGAGCGGCCTGATGCTCGGCATTCTGTTGTCGCGGCCGCTGGCCAGTCTGATCGGCGGCCTGATGGGTTGGCGCGCTTTCTTCGCGGCTGATTCGCTGGTGCTCGCCGCCGTCGCGCTGGCCGTGGTGCCGCGTCTGCCGGACGTTCGGCCGGCCGGTGCGCCGTCGTATGGGACGTTGCTGGCGTCGATGGGACGGTTGATCACGCAGGAACCGGTGCTGCGCCGGCGCGCGCTGTATCAAGGCCTGCTGATGGCCGGCTTCAACGTGTTCTGGAGCAGCGTCGCGATCGTCTTGACGCATGCGCCGCTCGGACTCGGCAGCAACGCGGTCGCGCTGTTCGCGCTGGCCGGCGGCGGCAGCGTGTTCATCGCGCCGCTGGCGGGCCGCGCCGGCGATCGCGGGTGGTCGAGGCGCGCCACGCTCGTCGCGCATCTGGTTGCGATGACGGCGTCGTTGCTGGCGGCATGCGCGTTGATGCCGGGCGTGTCGCGCGGTGGGTCGATTGCGATGCTGGCTATCGCGGCGTTCTTTATCGACGGCGGTGTGATCGCCGATCAGGCGCTCGGTCGGCGCGCCATCAATCTGCTCGCACCGGAGTCGCGCGGGCGCGTCAACGGGCTGTTCACGGGGCTGTTTTTTATCGGCAGCGCGATCGGCGCGACGATCGCCGGGCCGGCTCTCGCGCATTGGGGCTGGCCGGGCGTGTGCGTGGTCGCGTTGGGGTTCTTCGGCGCGGCGATGGGTTTGCATCTGCGCGATGGTTGGCGGGGGCGTGATGCGGGCTCGTGCTTCTCGCGTCGTGCTGCTGATCTTTGGAACATCCGGATGGACGCGGTGCACCGATTCTCGCTATCCTCTGCCACTGCCCGGCTCGCTGCGGGTCGGCAATAG
- a CDS encoding 2-dehydropantoate 2-reductase, which yields MKVAIYGAGAIGGWMGVKLAQAGHDVSVVARGATLTALQQHGLRLIEGGETHAVNVTASDKPADLGVQDLVVVAVKGPAMASVAARIAPLLSPQTIVLTAMNGVPWWFCDGLGEDFAGKRLKSIDPDGAIAAAIPSAQTVGCVVHASCLIDSPGVIRHHQGNGLIIGEASGHASERVAALTATLKAAGFNASASGQIQRDVWYKLWGNMTMNPISAFTGATTDRILSDELVRNFVTSIMLEAKEIGARFGIPIAQAPADRHEVTLKLGAMKTSMLQDVQAGKAVELDALVAAVRELGQLTDVLTPYTDALLGLARLHASTLGLYPRQ from the coding sequence ATGAAAGTAGCAATTTACGGCGCCGGCGCGATCGGCGGCTGGATGGGCGTGAAGCTGGCGCAGGCCGGTCATGACGTGAGCGTGGTGGCGCGCGGCGCGACGCTCACGGCATTGCAGCAGCATGGCCTGCGTTTGATCGAAGGCGGTGAAACACACGCCGTGAACGTCACAGCCAGCGACAAACCGGCGGATCTCGGCGTGCAGGATCTCGTCGTGGTGGCGGTCAAGGGGCCGGCCATGGCGTCGGTGGCCGCGCGCATCGCGCCGCTACTGAGCCCGCAAACCATCGTGCTGACGGCCATGAATGGCGTGCCGTGGTGGTTCTGCGACGGGCTCGGCGAGGACTTCGCGGGCAAGCGGCTGAAGTCGATCGATCCCGACGGCGCGATTGCCGCCGCGATTCCGAGTGCGCAGACGGTGGGCTGCGTGGTGCACGCCAGTTGCCTGATCGATTCGCCGGGTGTGATCCGTCATCACCAGGGCAATGGCTTGATCATCGGCGAGGCATCGGGGCACGCGAGCGAACGTGTCGCGGCGCTCACCGCCACGCTCAAGGCGGCCGGCTTCAACGCGTCGGCGTCCGGGCAGATTCAGCGCGACGTCTGGTACAAGCTGTGGGGCAACATGACGATGAACCCGATCAGCGCGTTCACGGGTGCCACCACCGACCGGATTCTCAGCGACGAACTGGTGCGCAATTTCGTCACGAGCATCATGCTGGAGGCGAAGGAAATCGGCGCACGTTTCGGTATTCCGATTGCGCAGGCACCGGCGGACCGGCACGAGGTCACGCTGAAACTCGGCGCGATGAAAACCTCGATGCTGCAGGACGTGCAGGCGGGCAAGGCGGTCGAACTCGACGCGCTGGTCGCCGCGGTGCGTGAGTTGGGTCAACTGACCGACGTGCTGACGCCGTACACCGATGCATTGCTCGGTCTCGCGCGTTTGCATGCGAGCACCTTGGGTTTGTATCCGAGGCAGTAA